In Primulina huaijiensis isolate GDHJ02 chromosome 4, ASM1229523v2, whole genome shotgun sequence, a genomic segment contains:
- the LOC140975048 gene encoding chlorophyll a-b binding protein CP26, chloroplastic: MASLAASSAVASLGKSEILGNPLNFTFRSAPAPSYHATFKTVALFSKKKAAAKAKAPPPAADDELAKWYGPDRRIFLPEGLLDRSEVPEYLTGEVPGDYGYDPFGLSKKPADFAKYQAYELIHARWAMLGAAGFVIPEAFNKYGAYCGPEAVWFKTGALLLDGNTLYYFGKNIPINLVLAVIAEVALVGGAEYYRIINGLNLEDKLHPGGPFDPLGLANDPDQAAILKVKEIKNGRLAMFSMLGFFIQAYVTGKGPVENLAAHLSDPFGNNLLTVIAGSAERAPTL; encoded by the exons ATGGCTTCTCTTGCTGCATCGTCCGCGGTTGCGTCCCTTGGAAAGTCCGAGATTCTAGGCAATCCCCTTAATTTCACCTTTAGATCTGCTCCAGCTCCTTCCTACCACGCCACATTCAAAACCGTAGCACTTTTCTCCAAGAAGAAAGCCGCTGCCAAGGCTAAGGCGCCCCCCCCTGCAGCTGACGATGAACTGGCCAAGTGGTACG GGCCTGACAGGAGAATCTTCTTGCCTGAGGGGCTCTTGGACAGATCAGAAGTCCCCGAATACCTGACAGGCGAAGTCCCCGGAGA CTATGGGTATGATCCCTTTGGCCTCAGCAAGAAACCGGCCGACTTTGCCAA ATATCAAGCGTACGAACTTATTCACGCAAGATGGGCCATGCTTGGCGCTGCTGGCTTTGTAATCCCTGAGGCCTTTAACAAATACGGAGCTTACTGCGGACCAGAAGCTGTTTGGTTCAAG ACCGGTGCTCTGCTACTTGATGGGAACACGTTGTATTACTTCGGAAAAAACATCCCCATTAACCTTGTTCTGGCTGTGATTGCTGAGGTTGCGCTTGTTGGTGGTGCCGAATATTACAGAATCATCAATGGATTG AATCTAGAAGACAAGCTTCATCCTGGTGGTCCTTTTGACCCATTGGGGCTTGCAAATGACCCGGACCAGGCAGCAATTTTGAAGGTGAAGGAGATCAAAAACGGTAGACTAGCCATGTTCTCCATGCTTGGCTTCTTCATCCAGGCATATGTGACTGGGAAGGGACCTGTCGAAAACCTTGCGGCACACTTGAGTGATCCCTTTGGCAACAACTTACTCACAGTAATTGCGGGATCAGCTGAACGAGCTCCTACCCTGTAA